One genomic segment of Ricinus communis isolate WT05 ecotype wild-type chromosome 3, ASM1957865v1, whole genome shotgun sequence includes these proteins:
- the LOC125369530 gene encoding uncharacterized protein LOC125369530 has protein sequence MLAERQSGTLPSNIESNPRDHVKAITLRSGKELSSSIPIPGDDDVVQVDSSRKDRDSKVMEPEKLFRQMPRYAKFLKKILSNKKKLENLVIVTLNEECSAVLKNKLLEKKRNPKIFIVPCVIGDLTSNALADLGASINFMSYSLFTKLGLSETKPTRMSIQLADRTVKHPRGIIEYVLVKIEKFISPVDFVIMDMDGESNVPLILARCFLATSRAIIHVCDGELELRVGDETVTFHLNSSMRQSLDHDVTVFSIDLLDDVIDTQLQEILLDDPLQVALQAEDEHELSNESVLEQLAFLLANVPSKNI, from the exons atgttggcTGAGAGGCAGTCGGGGACTTTGCCTAGCAATATAGAGTCCAACCCGAGAGACCACGTGAAAGCTATCACTTTGCGATCAGGTAAGGAACTATCTAGTTCTATTCCTATTCCtggtgatgatgatgttgtgcAGGTAGATTCGAGTAGGAAAGATAGAGATAGCAAGGTGATGGAGCCAGAGAAG ctatttcgtCAGATGCCTAGGTATGCGAAGTTCTTAAAGAAGATCCTTAGCAACAAGAAAAAGTTAGAGAACTTGGTGATCGTGACCCTAAATGAGGAGTGTTCGGCTGTACTTAAGAATAAATTGCTAGAGAAGAAGCGTAATCCTAAGATTTTTATTGTCCCTTGTGTGATTGGTGATTTGACAAGCAATgctttagctgatttaggagctagcattAATTTTATGTCGTACAGTTTGTTTACCAAGTTAGGGCTGAGTGAGACTaaacctactaggatgagcatacaGTTAGCTGATAGGACTGTTAAGCATCCTAGGGGTATTATAGAGTATGTACTTGTTaagattgaaaaatttatatctcCTGTTGACTTTgtgatcatggacatggaTGGTGAGAGTAATGTACCTTTGATTCTAGCTCGATGTTTccttgcaacatctagggcTATTATACATGTTTGTGATGGAGAGCTTGAACTTAGGGTAGGGGATGAAACTGTCACTTTTCATTTGAACAGTTCTATGAGACAGTCCTTAGATCATGATGTTACTGTGTTTTCTATTGATTTACTTGATGATGTTATTGATACACAGTTACAGGAGATAttacttgatgatcctttacAAGTTGCCTTGCAAGCAGaggatgagcatgagctatcGAATGAGAGTGTGTTAGAGCAGCTTGCATTTTTGTTAGCTAATGTACCAAGCaagaatatttaa